A genome region from Euphorbia lathyris chromosome 4, ddEupLath1.1, whole genome shotgun sequence includes the following:
- the LOC136227921 gene encoding zinc transporter 6, chloroplastic-like: MAPATSCVADVSRAATCRDSNAAAHLKLISLFIIFFTSIVGISSPVILARYFHGKPLYDKAILLIKCFAAGVILSTSLVHVLPDAYDSLADCRVASMHPWRDFPFAGLVTLIGALLALFVDITASAHVEHSHGGGIEIESSEYTPVGIQDEIAAKKRGELSKLESGEGAEEYMVKLKQKLVSQVLEIGIIFHSVIIGVTMGMSQNQCTIRPLVAALAFHQIFEGMGLGGCIAQAGFSFSTMAYMVFMFSVTTPVGIVLGMIIFSLSGYDDSNPNALIMEGLLGSLSSGILIYMGLVDLIAVDFFHNKLMSSAPWLKKISFIALSLGSTAMSILALWA, from the exons ATGGCTCCGGCGACTTCTTGTGTTGCCGACGTTTCTCGCGCCGCCACCTGCCGAGACAGTAATGCCGCAGCTCATCTCAAACTAATCTCACTTTTCATTATCTTCTTCACAAGCATCGTCGGTATTTCCTCTCCTGTAATTCTCGCTCGCTATTTCCACGGAAAACCTCTGTATGACAAGGCGATTCTTCTCATCAAATGCTTCGCCGCCGGAGTAATTCTCTCCACCTCTTTGGTCCATGTTCTCCCCGACGCCTATGACTCCCTCGCCGATTGCCGCGTGGCTTCCATGCATCCATGGAGGGACTTCCCTTTCGCTGGATTGGTTACCTTAATCGGTGCTTTGCTTGCTCTGTTTGTTGATATAACGGCGAGTGCTCATGTGGAGCATAGCCACGGCGGAGGAATTGAAATAGAGAGTTCTGAATATACTCCGGTGGGGATTCAGGATGAAATTGCGGCGAAGAAGAGAGGAGAATTGTCGAAATTGGAATCGGGAGAAGGAGCAGAGGAGTATATGGTGAAATTAAAGCAGAAACTGGTATCGCAAGTTTTGGAGATCGGAATAATATTTCACTCGGTGATAATCGGAGTAACAATGGGAATGTCGCAGAATCAGTGCACCATTAGACCTCTTGTTGCCGCTCTTGCTTTTCATCAGATCTTTGAAGGGATGGGCCTTGGCGGTTGCATTGCTCAg GCAGGCTTTAGCTTCAGCACAATGGCATACATGGTTTTTATGTTTTCAGTGACAACCCCAGTGGGTATAGTGTTAGGGATGATAATTTTTTCGTTATCCGGATACGACGATAGTAACCCGAATGCCTTAATAATGGAAGGATTATTGGGATCTCTTTCTTCAGGCATACTGATATACATGGGTCTTGTTGATCTTATAGCTGTTGATTTTTTTCATAACAAGTTAATGAGTTCTGCTCCTTGGTTGAAGAAGATTTCTTTTATTGCTCTTTCTCTTGGCTCTACTGCTATGTCTATTCTTGCTCTCTGGGCTTGA